A single Lactuca sativa cultivar Salinas chromosome 8, Lsat_Salinas_v11, whole genome shotgun sequence DNA region contains:
- the LOC128128091 gene encoding factor of DNA methylation 4-like, whose translation MMTHQRGETMDSDPAFDEYKCRYYKELTLGLFKVKVSEKVYKCPYCPQSREYSYDDLCRHASRITKESKSAGLKEKGKHMGLLEFLERDIKPSESTSQIWSNPHMDLEALFEETRKRSKELIRRTDSDISFIIQQKEMISNNFNRDLKILQEMANKKIKKIITEHEHSKMNELAGLEQQNADDRMLKLVDDQKREIEKLHHQMIELQKKLNATKELELEINQMKEAIQVKHMKNEDFEANKKIDLKTLIEFEMEEEVKNSNLLLGLKTISEEKRKRSEKIQCEISRTDSLMASVMKQKEMMIEDFNMMIKSYNKEHKMTQEMTNEQLKKINTEYEKSKLHLEEREKELKACEARNKSEKKKLENEMKMKKEDDRILKLAENHKKEMEKLEEKIMELEKKVEGKQELEEEMKEMKAAMEAMEEKSSDENVEAENKSEDLKEKEEELKRLEELQEALIVNHRLSNDELQDARQQLISGLEDNCIGVRAHNVRIGVKRMGELDAKPLIASAKRRCLSEEDTAKFISLWEDRLRDPNWHPFKVIAIGEGESKEMVDEEDENIGMLKAECDEDVYDAVVKALNEMNEYNPSGRYPLAELWNNKEKRKATLKEGVEFILRQWRIYKNLKRD comes from the exons ATGATGACTCATCAAAGAGGAGAGACGATGGATAGTGATCCTGCATTTGATGAATATAAGTGCAGGTATTACAAGGAGTTGACCCTCGGTCTGTTCAAAGTGAAGGTTTCAGAAAAGGTGTATAAATGTCCATATTGCCCCCAGAGCAGAGAATACAGTTATGATGACCTCTGTAGGCATGCATCTCGAATAACAAAAGAATCAAAAAGCGCTGGTTTAAAAGAAAAGGGGAAGCATATGGGACTTTTAGAGTTTCTAGAGAGGGATATAAAGCCTTCTGAGTCAACCAGTCAAATCTGGTCAAATCCTCATATGGACTTGGAAGCTCTCTTTGAAGAAACGAGAAAAAGAAGTAAAGAACTTATAAGAAGGACAGATTCTGATATATCTTTTATAATTCAACAGAAAGAAATGATCAGCAACAACTTTAATAGAG atcttaaaATCTTGCAAGAGATGGCAAAcaagaaaatcaaaaagattatcACTGAGCATGAACATAGCAAAATG AATGAATTGGCAGGTTTGGAGCAGCAGAATGCAGATGATAGGATGTTGAAGTTGGTAGATGATCAAAAG AGAGAAATAGAAAAACTTCATCACCAAATGATCGAGCTTCAGAAGAAGCTTAATGCTACAAAAGAGTTGGAATTGGAGATTAATCAGATGAAGGAAGCCATTCAAGTGAAACACATGAAAAATGAGGATTTTGAAGCAAACAAGAAAATTGACCTCAAGACTCTTATCGAATTTGAAATGGAAGAAGAAGTGAAAAATTCAAATCTTCTTTTGGGATTAAAAACTATCTCAgaagaaaagagaaaaagaagCGAAAAAATTCAATGTGAAATAAGTAGGACAGATTCACTTATGGCTTCTGTTATGAAACAGAAAGAAATGATGATCGAGGACTTCAATATGATGATTAAGAGCTACAATAAAG aacatAAAATGACACAAGAGATGACAAATGAGCAGCTTAAAAAGATTAACACTGAGTATGAAAAAAGCAAATTGCATCTGGAAGAACGTGAAAAGGAACTGAAAGCATGTGAAGCTAGAAACAAAAGTGAGAAAAAGaagcttgaaaatgagatgaaaatG AAGAAGGAAGATGATAGAATACTGAAGCTGGCTGAAAATCACAAG AAAGAAATGGAAAAACTTGAGGAAAAAATCATGGAGCTTGAGAAGAAGGTTGAAGGTAAACAGGAATTGGAAGAGGAGATGAAAGAGATGAAAGCAGCAATGGAAGCAATGGAGGAGAAGAGTAGTGATGAGAATGTAGAAGCAGAGAACAAGTCTGAAGAtctgaaagaaaaagaagaagaattgaAGAGGTTGGAAGAGCTTCAAGAAGCCTTGATTGTCAATCATAGACTTAGCAATGATGAATTACAAGATGCTCGCCAACAATTAATTTCT GGTTTGGAAGACAATTGCATTGGTGTTCGTGCACATAATGTTCGTATAGGTGTGAAAAGAATGGGGGAGCTTGATGCAAAGCCTTTGATTGCTTCTGCTAAAAGACGATGTTTAAGCGAAGAGGATACAGCCAAGTTTATATCTTTGTGGGAAGATCGTCTCAGGGATCCAAATTGGCATCCATTCAAGGTCATCGCCATTGGAGAAGGGGAATCCAAG GAAATGGTGGATGAAGAAGATGAGAATATTGGCATGTTGAAGGCTGAATGCGATGAGGATGTATATGATGCGGTTGTGAAAGCCCTAAATGAGATGAATGAGTACAATCCAAGTGGCAGATATCCATTGGCTGAGCTTTGGAACAACAAAGAGAAAAGAAAGGCGACATTGAAAGAAGGGGTGGAATTTATTCTCAGGCAATGGAGAATATACAAAAACTTGAAACGAGATTGA
- the LOC128128092 gene encoding factor of DNA methylation 5-like — protein MLEQKKSYDRLLKLAFDEKGDNEKLHNKIIELQKKIDDKELEINQLKGAMDAMKKDSTDENVEEDCFISKRSDGKKKRKGG, from the exons ATGTTGGAGCAGAAGAAATCATATGATAGATTGTTGAAGTTGGCCTTTGATGAAAAG GGAGATAATGAAAAGCTTCACAATAAAATCATCGAGCTTCAAAAGAAGATTGATGATAAGGAACTAGAGATCAACCAATTGAAGGGAGCCATGGATGCAATGAAAAAAGACTCGACTGAtgagaatgtcgaagaagattgtTTCATTTCAAAAAGATCTGAtggaaaaaagaaaaggaaaggaGGTTGA
- the LOC128127818 gene encoding protein INVOLVED IN DE NOVO 2-like: MALEEYLERVFDADYKDSESSSEDTDLEENSEINKEESFVWPSMAVVANIPVKYDDYSYLGDRGKNLKDEWIKQGYKPVKVYPLGSWLNPSGFAVVKFGNEWDGFNDAKMFVKDFEVDKHGRKDWYNRNSCKDRSKDDRFYAWIARDEDYFSNDLVGDFLRKNGVLKTVSAIEKENEVNNPKLVMGLETLLEEMSQKSKEFHSQVSLANSRIASVMKEKDMIIDIFNKDLKKLQEKANRMIEHLQIKLQQ; encoded by the exons ATGGCACTAGAGGAGTATTTGGAGAGGGTTTTTGATGCTGATTATAAGGATTCAGAGTCAAGTAGCGAAGACACTGATTTAGAGGAGAATAGTGAGATTAATAAGGAAGAGTCATTTGTTTGGCCTTCTATGGCTGTGGTAGCCAACATCCCAGTTAAGTATGATGATTATAGTTATTTGGGTGATAGGGGTAAGAATCTAAAGGATGAGTGGATAAAACAAGGCTACAAACCTGTAAAAGTCTATCCTTTGGGGAGCTGGTTGAATCCCTCAGGATTTGCTGTTGTGAAGTTTGGAAATGAATGGGATGGTTTTAATGATGCAAAGATGTTTGTGAAGGATTTTGAGGTAGACAAACATGGGAGGAAAGATTGGTATAATAGAAACAGCTGCAAAGACAGGAGCAAAGATGATAGGTTCTATGCTTGGATTGCAAGGGATGAAGATTATTTCTCAAATGATCTTGTTGGTGATTTTCTTAGAAAGAACGGGGTTTTGAAGACTGTTTCTGCAATCGAAAAAGAAAATGAAGTAAATAACCCAAAACTTGTTATGGGATTGGAAACTCTCTTAGAGGAAATGAGCCAAAAAAGTAAAGAATTTCATAGTCAAGTAAGCTTGGCAAATTCTCGTATAGCTTCTGTTATGAAAGAGAAAGATATGATTATTGACATCTTTAATAAAG ATCTCAAAAAGTTGCAAGAGAAAGCCAACAGGATGATCGAGCATCTACAGATCAAACTGCAAC AATGA